In a single window of the Chionomys nivalis chromosome 11, mChiNiv1.1, whole genome shotgun sequence genome:
- the LOC130883494 gene encoding cytochrome P450 4A14 isoform X6 produces MGFSIFSPSRSLDGVSGFFQVVFLLSLFLVLFKAVQFYLRRQWLLKTLQKFPSTPSHWLWGHHQKGQHEEERQQILSWVEKFPSACLQWLSGSRVRVLLYDPDYVKVILGRSDPKASGIYQFLKPWIGYGLLLLNGKKWFLHRRMLTPAFHYDILKPYIRIMADSVNTMLEKWEKLDGQDHSLDVFHYISMMTLDTVMKCAFSYQGSVQLDEWSDQDEESSASEQGRAGETQEEEALGFLGHPLAFQSEWSSGMSTPVLCDFSGWPFFREHLDQMPYTTMCIKEAMRLYPPVPGVSRELNTPVTFPDGRSLPKGITVTISIYGLHHNPRFWPNPKVFDPSRFAPDSSRHSYAFLPFSGGAR; encoded by the exons ATGGGTTTCTCTATATTTAGCCCCAGCAGAAGCTTGGATGGTGTTTCTGGGTTCTTCCAAGTAGTCTTCCTGCTCAGCCTATTTCTGGTGCTTTTCAAGGCAGTCCAGTTCTACTTAAGAAGGCAGTGGCTGCTCAAGACACTCCAGAAGttcccatccactccttcccATTGGCTTTGGGGGCACCACCAGAAg GGGCAGCATGAAGAG GAGCGCCAGCAGATTCTTTCCTGGGTAGAGAAATTCCCAAGTGCCTGCTTACAGTGGCTCTCGGGGAGTCGTGTACGAGTCTTGCTCTATGACCCTGACTATGTGAAGGTGATTCTGGGGCGATCAG ATCCAAAGGCTTCCGGTATTTACCAATTCCTTAAACCCTGGATTG GCTATGGTTTGCTTCTGTTGAATGGGAAGAAGTGGTTCCTGCACCGGAGAATGTTGACTCCAGCCTTCCATTATGATATCCTCAAACCCTACATCAGAATCATGGCGGACTCTGTCAATACAATGCTA GAAAAATGGGAGAAGCTTGACGGACAGGACCACTCTCTGGACGTCTTTCACTACATCTCCATGATGACACTGGACACTGTTATGAAGTGTGCTTTCAGTTACCAGGGCAGTGTCCAGTTGGATGA ATGGAGTGATCAAGATGAGGAAAGCTCAGCTTCAGAACAAGGAAGAGCTGGAGAAACTCAAGAAGAAGAGGCACTTGGATTTCTTGGACATCCTCTTGCTTTCCAAAGTGAGTGGAGTTCAGGGATGAG taccCCAGTCCTGTGTGACTTTTCAGGGTGGCCTTTTTTCAGGGAGCACCTGGACCAGATGCCCTACACCACCATGTGCATCAAGGAGGCCATGAGGCTCTACCCACCTGTACCAGGTGTGAGTCGAGAGCTCAACACACCTGTTACCTTTCCTGATGGACGCTCCTTACCCAAAG GTATCACAGTCACCATCAGCATTTATGGCCTTCACCATAACCCACGCTTTTGGCCAAACCCTAAG GTGTTTGACCCCTCTAGATTTGCACCAGATTCTTCTAGGCACAGCTATGCTTTCCTGCCCTTCTCAGGAGGAGCAAGGTGA